One Cynocephalus volans isolate mCynVol1 chromosome 5, mCynVol1.pri, whole genome shotgun sequence DNA window includes the following coding sequences:
- the UNC5CL gene encoding UNC5C-like protein isoform X2, whose translation MCPQESSFQPSQFILLVGVLVASALLLAQCLRWHCPRWLVGACRKPDGQEEPVSQPTRLPENEAPSQCPPATLPEMAAFYQELHTPTQGQTIIRQLMHKLLVFSAREVDHRGGCLILQDMGISLLIPPGAVAVGRQERVSLILVWDLSDAPSLSRSQGLPSHARTYSSNTTLLDAKAWRPLGRPGAHASRDECRIHLSHFSLYTCVLEVPAGRAARKWLQLAVFCSPLVPGQSHLQLRIYFLNNTPCALQWAVTNEQPHGGRLRGPCQLFDFTEARGDQCLKLMYISEGWENVDDSSCQLVPHLHIWHGKCPFRSFCFRRKAANENEDCSALANEIIVTMHTFQDGLETKYMEILRFQTSAEESWTAPPPVSQPPPCNRLPPELFEQLQMLLEPNSITGNDWRRLASHLGLCGMKIRFMSCQRSPAAAILELFEEQNGSLQELHYLMTVMERLDCASVIQKYLGGSQGGSPAPGRSGSLDNQGLELDEKL comes from the exons ATGTGCCCCCAGGAAAGTTCCTTCCAACCTTCCCAGTTCATACTGCTGGTGGGGGTTCTGGTGGCAAGTGCCCTCCTTCTGGCTCAGTGCCTTCGATGGCACTGTCCTCGATGGCTGGTGGGGGCCTGCCGGAAGCCAGATGGCCAAGAGGAGCCAGTGTCCCAGCCCACCCGCCTACCAGAAAATGAGGCCCCAAGTCAGTGCCCACCAGCCACACTGCCGGAGATGGCTGCCTTCTACCAGGAGCTGCACACACCCACCCAAGGCCAGACCATCATCCGCCAGCTGATGCACAAACTCTTGGTGTTTTCTGCTCGAGAGGTGGATCACCGCGGTGGCTGCCTGATTCTCCAGGATATGGGCATCTCCCTGCTCATTCCACCAG GTGCTGTGGCTGTGGGCCGCCAGGAGCGGGTGTCACTGATCCTGGTGTGGGACCTATCGGATGCCCCGTCACTGTCCCGAAGCCAGGGGCTG CCCAGCCATGCCCGCACCTATAGCAGCAACACGACCCTGCTCGATGCCAAGGCCTGGAGGCCCCTGGGGCGGCCAGGGGCTCATGCCTCCCGGGATGAGTGTCGCATCCACCTCTCCCACTTCAG CCTCTACACCTGTGTGCTGGAGGTGCCAGCAGGGCGGGCAGCCCGCAAGTGGCTGCAGCTGGCCGTGTTCTGTTCCCCGCTGGTGCCAGGGCAGTCTCACCTGCAGCTACGCATCTACTTCCTCAACAACACGCCCTGTGCCCTGCAGTGGGCTGTGACCAATGAGCAGCCCCATGGTGGGCGCCTGCGTGGGCCCTGCCAGCTCTTCGACTTCACTGAGGCCAGAGGGGACCAGTGCCTGAAGCTCATGTACATCTCTGAGG gcTGGGAGAACGTGGATGACAGCAGTTGTCAGCTGGTTCCCCATCTCCACATCTGGCATGGAAAGTGCCCCTTCCGCTCCTTCTGCTTCCGGAGAAAAGCAG ccAATGAGAACGAGGACTGCTCGGCACTAGCCAATGAGATCATTGTCACCATGCACACCTTCCAGGAC GGCTTGGAGACCAAGTACATGGAAATCCTAAGATTCCAGACGTCAGCGGAGGAATCCTGGACAGCACCACCCCCTGTCTCCCAGCCGCCCCCATGCAATAG GCTGCCCCCAGAGCTCTTTGAGCAGCTACAGATGTTGTTGGAGCCAAACAGCATCACGGGCAATGACTGGCGCCGACTGGCCTCACACCTGGGGCTCTGTGGCATGAAAATCCG GTTCATGTCCTGCCAGCGCAGCCCTGCCGCAGCCATCCTGGAGCTGTTTGAGGAGCAGAACGGCAGCCTGCAGGAGCTGCACTACCTCATGACCGTCATGGAGCGGCTGGACTGCGCCTCCGTCATTCAGAAGTACCTGGGTGGGTCGCAGGGTGGCAGCCCAGCCCCGGGCCGCTCGGGCTCCCTGGATAACCAAGGGCTGGAGCTGGACGAGAAACTCTGA
- the UNC5CL gene encoding UNC5C-like protein isoform X1 has protein sequence MCPQESSFQPSQFILLVGVLVASALLLAQCLRWHCPRWLVGACRKPDGQEEPVSQPTRLPENEAPSQCPPATLPEMAAFYQELHTPTQGQTIIRQLMHKLLVFSAREVDHRGGCLILQDMGISLLIPPGAVAVGRQERVSLILVWDLSDAPSLSRSQGLVSPVVACGPHGASFLKPCTLTFKHCAQQPSHARTYSSNTTLLDAKAWRPLGRPGAHASRDECRIHLSHFSLYTCVLEVPAGRAARKWLQLAVFCSPLVPGQSHLQLRIYFLNNTPCALQWAVTNEQPHGGRLRGPCQLFDFTEARGDQCLKLMYISEGWENVDDSSCQLVPHLHIWHGKCPFRSFCFRRKAANENEDCSALANEIIVTMHTFQDGLETKYMEILRFQTSAEESWTAPPPVSQPPPCNRLPPELFEQLQMLLEPNSITGNDWRRLASHLGLCGMKIRFMSCQRSPAAAILELFEEQNGSLQELHYLMTVMERLDCASVIQKYLGGSQGGSPAPGRSGSLDNQGLELDEKL, from the exons ATGTGCCCCCAGGAAAGTTCCTTCCAACCTTCCCAGTTCATACTGCTGGTGGGGGTTCTGGTGGCAAGTGCCCTCCTTCTGGCTCAGTGCCTTCGATGGCACTGTCCTCGATGGCTGGTGGGGGCCTGCCGGAAGCCAGATGGCCAAGAGGAGCCAGTGTCCCAGCCCACCCGCCTACCAGAAAATGAGGCCCCAAGTCAGTGCCCACCAGCCACACTGCCGGAGATGGCTGCCTTCTACCAGGAGCTGCACACACCCACCCAAGGCCAGACCATCATCCGCCAGCTGATGCACAAACTCTTGGTGTTTTCTGCTCGAGAGGTGGATCACCGCGGTGGCTGCCTGATTCTCCAGGATATGGGCATCTCCCTGCTCATTCCACCAG GTGCTGTGGCTGTGGGCCGCCAGGAGCGGGTGTCACTGATCCTGGTGTGGGACCTATCGGATGCCCCGTCACTGTCCCGAAGCCAGGGGCTGGTAAGCCCTGTGGTGGCATGTGGCCCCCACGGGGCCTCATTCCTGAAGCCTTGCACCCTCACCTTCAAACACTGTGCCCAGCAGCCCAGCCATGCCCGCACCTATAGCAGCAACACGACCCTGCTCGATGCCAAGGCCTGGAGGCCCCTGGGGCGGCCAGGGGCTCATGCCTCCCGGGATGAGTGTCGCATCCACCTCTCCCACTTCAG CCTCTACACCTGTGTGCTGGAGGTGCCAGCAGGGCGGGCAGCCCGCAAGTGGCTGCAGCTGGCCGTGTTCTGTTCCCCGCTGGTGCCAGGGCAGTCTCACCTGCAGCTACGCATCTACTTCCTCAACAACACGCCCTGTGCCCTGCAGTGGGCTGTGACCAATGAGCAGCCCCATGGTGGGCGCCTGCGTGGGCCCTGCCAGCTCTTCGACTTCACTGAGGCCAGAGGGGACCAGTGCCTGAAGCTCATGTACATCTCTGAGG gcTGGGAGAACGTGGATGACAGCAGTTGTCAGCTGGTTCCCCATCTCCACATCTGGCATGGAAAGTGCCCCTTCCGCTCCTTCTGCTTCCGGAGAAAAGCAG ccAATGAGAACGAGGACTGCTCGGCACTAGCCAATGAGATCATTGTCACCATGCACACCTTCCAGGAC GGCTTGGAGACCAAGTACATGGAAATCCTAAGATTCCAGACGTCAGCGGAGGAATCCTGGACAGCACCACCCCCTGTCTCCCAGCCGCCCCCATGCAATAG GCTGCCCCCAGAGCTCTTTGAGCAGCTACAGATGTTGTTGGAGCCAAACAGCATCACGGGCAATGACTGGCGCCGACTGGCCTCACACCTGGGGCTCTGTGGCATGAAAATCCG GTTCATGTCCTGCCAGCGCAGCCCTGCCGCAGCCATCCTGGAGCTGTTTGAGGAGCAGAACGGCAGCCTGCAGGAGCTGCACTACCTCATGACCGTCATGGAGCGGCTGGACTGCGCCTCCGTCATTCAGAAGTACCTGGGTGGGTCGCAGGGTGGCAGCCCAGCCCCGGGCCGCTCGGGCTCCCTGGATAACCAAGGGCTGGAGCTGGACGAGAAACTCTGA